The Salminus brasiliensis chromosome 4, fSalBra1.hap2, whole genome shotgun sequence nucleotide sequence TAGGGTTTTAACGTTTTCTTCACAAGACAATTtcatttctatttacattttacaaacgAATTGTACAAcaaatttcttcagttttatgtgaAGTGGTTAGTTATGTTACATCTATCTCAAAATATTGGTTTAATTAAGATCTATCTGTATGGTTACATGTGGAATCTTTACATTGCACACTTTTgtcacaaatgcacacattaaACCTAGCATCTTTGAGATCTCTTGCCCTATATATCAGGCATTGTAATTACTTAATGTGTGAAAAAAATTATTCCGGTTATTATTCCGGTTTCCTCTTCTTATGATTCATAACAAGTAAGAAgaacaactatatatatatatatatatatatatatatatatatatatatatatatatatatatatcattgatGTCTCTAAAATTTTAAATCCCTGTGGTTCAATCTTTTCTGTGGAAGACCTTAACCTTCTAAACTGGAATCGGCCCAATCTTAACATGACCAGCATTTAGGAAAAATCATATTTtagattaaaaaagaaattaaagaaGGTAGCTCATAGGTAGCTAACCAAAGTAATACTGCAGGATGGCATGGAAAAAGCTGATCTCTAACTCGCATTGTTGTTCAGCACTGATACATGCATCATTCCTTCTCTTGGAGGACATTCCCTAATCTTTCATTTGTGTTATccttccctttctttctctcctttcctaTCCCACACcattctctgtctcttctctttAATGTGTTAAAGCTTATTAGCATATCTCACTCAATGATTTGAGCTAGTAAAATACTCAGTCAGTTTGGGATTTCATAATAATGAATTTGATTTGTGTACAGCAGACACACATTTTCTGAAAGGTAATTTTAGAAGCAGCAGACATGAAATCCATGTTTATTCACCACATACTTCAAAATTCATTCTGTTGAAAATCTGATTGATTCTGAGACCGTTTTACAAGCACTAGCAGAAGAGATCGATATGACTGATCCTCTTTAAGACTCCCAGGATGACATGGGCTCTTAATTGCTTAACAGTAAGAGTGTTTAACCTTGGGCTCAACCCAAAGCTCTTATGCTGTACAACTGTAGAATACATGCAATCCATTACTCTATTAAATCCACCCATGAAAAGAGACTGTGTAATAGGTATGTGTCCTTTTTATACTATTTTGTAAATGACCCATGGTGTATGATAAATATTTTTCATGTTAAAAGAACTTTTGTGTAATGAGAACCTCTACATGAAATCCAGTGCTAATTATATGCTTTTTTCTAAAACGGTAtgatgaaaaaaacatttaggaacctttatatTTAAGAGGGCATATGAATACCATTCTTATATGGCCTGCttttgtactgtttttttaaataatttgatCTCTTCATAAGCATGGCCATTTGCAAACACCAAAAGCaatctaataaaaataaaactaatcTGATGCATAGCTCATATACAGGCTTATGCACTTTTATGCCATGTATTGCTGATGTCACACAGTGGTTTGTGGAAATTAATTTTATAAAGAAAAGATGGGTTCATGTTAGATTGACCCAGATGCACTGGTATACAAATTTTCTCTGAAGTGGTCTACATTACCGAAGGTTTAGTGGTCTGGAGTTACATTACTTAACTGAGATCAGATCCATGACATTGGATCCATGAGTCATAGTCAAATTCCCTGACCAAAGGGCTACCACCACCCCAGTATTAACCCTGGCTCTAAAAGATATTCAAAATACTTCATGCATTTCATGCTGTTTCACTGGAGCTCTTGTACAAGGCAAAGCCAGTATCTCTGGAAATCTTGAAAAACTTGTTGTTTTGTTGATCCATAAGATCCATAAGAAACAGGCTCTACCTAGTGTCGCTAGTTTCTGCTAATCGGTTGTTCATAATACCAAGGGCTCCAACTCCACCAGAAAAGCCATTGTGCCTTGAGCTTCCACATACTGTCCTGGGGTAACCATTTGCAGACTCTGAGAGCTGCTTTTGCATGATGGCCAGCGAGATTTTATTTGAGCTTGTCAAATCCCGCATGGAAATCATCTCACCAGATAGTCTCCTTCCCTCTGTGTCACTTCCCTCTGCATCAGGTGGACAACCAAAGCGACCCTGCCTAAGTCGCGAGCCAGGCCGAATAGCATTGCGTCTTCCTAAGAAAGCATTGGCTTTGTTGCAACGCTGGCAGCAAAGGCAACTCATCTTACCCAGCATCCAGTTGAGCACCTGTTTGATAACAATGGAGATGACGTTGAAGAGTGAGTAGATACAGCAGACACCCATCAAGATGAAAAAGAAGTTGGCAAGTCGATACAGGCCCTGGTAGCTGTAGGCTTCGCTCTGGCTGCTAACCAAGTCTCCAAAACCGATGGTGCTGAAGGTGACAAAGCAGAAGTAAAGGGAGTCGAAGTAATCCCAGCCTTCTACAGGAGTGTACATGGCTGAGGCACAACAGGAAATAATGATAGCTGACAGACCCAGGATCAGCATCACATGGTAGACGGATGGCTTCCAGCCTGGCAAACTGCTGGCTGCAAAGTCCTGGCAGATCCCTGGTGGAAGTAGACCACTGGTACGCAAACGGCGCAGCCGAACTGCTTTCATCACCACAGCTAACAGAGTAATGATACGCTCCAGGAAGAGATTGAAGAACAGAATGGTGGCTGCACAGCCAAACAGGCCGTAGAAGATTAGGAATACTTTGCCAGCCACTGTCACTGGGGTGGTCATCCCAAAACCTAGAGGAATAAAAACAGGATTGTGTGAAAGTTTTAGCACAAAATTACACATTCAGCAGAAGTGGGATATCATGCTATATTGCTTTTTGGGTGCCAGAGGCAAACAAAGTGTTTTAATAATTCTACATCAATTCTACATCTTAACTAAATTGGGTAGATCGTagttaaacaataaaaaaagttttattgtttcttcaatTCTCATTAGTTGTACATACCATATTAAGAAGAATGTAGAAGTATTGCATACAAGCTCGTATTCCAGTTAGAGTTGACTCAAATGACTTTTATTCAGAGTGTGCATAACTCAATGTATCTTAAAAGCTACCCAACACAATTGTGTAGAACCATTTGACATATCATTTTTAAGGCAATTCAACATCTTTTTTTCAGAAAAGTTGCCTGTTATTCAGCATTTGTTTCCATTGGCACAACATAATGTGTGGCTATAATTTGATACTAGTCTGATTCTATCAAACATATAGATCTTTACAAACTTTCTACAATAAGGATGTATAAAGAGGAGAAATCAAACCAATGATATTTCTCAAAGTATTTTATTACAAATTGTATTTAATTATGTGACAAAGTGGGGTTTATGCTGAATTCACTTTATCTCTGATATTGACAAAGACAAGTACAAAGACCATATTTGCTGTTTGTgacggacacagatggaatttggcttccgcttATATCccatcccaacacacacacacacacacacacacacacacacacacaccagtgaacacacacagtggacagtaagcacacatgcccggagcggtgggcagccattgctttTCTTTATAAATTCAAAtgctgtttaaaataaatatgtgtatTAGTTTGCCACTTTTGGCATGATTTACATTTtcctcaaaaaaataaataatgtgataGAGTTTCGCTTCTTCAGTGGTTCAAATGTATGTcattgtgagtgtgtatgtttcTCTGAGTGAGAGAAGAATAAGATGCATTAGCTGTTTGGGAATCCTGCCGCATTGACGTTTGCTGGGAGAGGACAGGTGGAGGGCACAGGGCAAAGAATGCAATGTCAGCACATCCACTATGCTAGTCCATACACATAAGCACTCAGACATGATTGCACATATTATGAATTCTCTTGTTAAGTGAAAGGCAAGGTGAAGTATGCTGCAGGCTAGCCAGCTTTGTCCCTCCTTATGGTTTCAATTACCTCAGGCAACCACCATCGATTTTGTGCGCTGGTTCAGAGTCATTACTTTCAACTGCTGTGACAGGAAGCGTTAGGGGCGAAAGGTAGAGAAGACAGAACCTGGCAGGCCAACAGCCTTAGGAACGTTTCATGTCTCTTGATTGAATTAACACCAGTATTTCAAGCACATTTgtgattcatttattaaaaatgcagaAGACATCTGCCCTGTCCTTGTTTTTTTATCTCTCTGTGTTGCTCTCTTCCCCAGTTAGACTGTCCTTGTTTGTCTTGGTCTGCCACGAGGCTTGTAGCAATTGGCTTTTTTGTGTATCCTTCCTTGTCTCAGCCTTTGTCCCGCCTGTTTTTAGCCCAGCCCTACCTCCTGCCAAGCCACCAGGTTCTATTGAGGGGGTCTTGctggtaattattattatttttataatgatCTTTATTTTATAGGAGGGGGGCTATGCAGTGCTTCAGTCCTCCAGAGAGCACCAATGAACCAAGGTCTCCTGTCCTCATGCCAGCAGTGTTAGCCACTCTTGTCCATGTGTCGGCTCCCAAATGACCTGTGGTTACATACTTTCAAAACTGTGCCTAGGCAGGATTCACAGACTGCTGCTAGAGTGTGTTGCTGTGTCTGTCCCAGTTAACCTGTCTTTGTTTGTCTTGGTCTTTCATATGCCTAGTAGCTCCCTGGTCCTCCCTGATCTATGTCTTTGTCCAGCCTTTTACTTAGTGTTCCCAGCTGTTCTCCATTGTAGCCCTGACCACTTGTTGTCCCTTTCAGGTGTGTCTCTGTGTATATCTAGTCCTGT carries:
- the kcnk12 gene encoding potassium channel subfamily K member 12: MPGQRLPGCRSLHVNEDNGRFLLLAILILVYLLCGAAVFSAIERPSELRAHGRWNRTLHNFSNAFNVSLQDLSLFLREYESAVAAGIRADTLRPRWDFTGAFYFVGTVVSTIGFGMTTPVTVAGKVFLIFYGLFGCAATILFFNLFLERIITLLAVVMKAVRLRRLRTSGLLPPGICQDFAASSLPGWKPSVYHVMLILGLSAIIISCCASAMYTPVEGWDYFDSLYFCFVTFSTIGFGDLVSSQSEAYSYQGLYRLANFFFILMGVCCIYSLFNVISIVIKQVLNWMLGKMSCLCCQRCNKANAFLGRRNAIRPGSRLRQGRFGCPPDAEGSDTEGRRLSGEMISMRDLTSSNKISLAIMQKQLSESANGYPRTVCGSSRHNGFSGGVGALGIMNNRLAETSDTR